Proteins found in one Sorghum bicolor cultivar BTx623 chromosome 1, Sorghum_bicolor_NCBIv3, whole genome shotgun sequence genomic segment:
- the LOC110434158 gene encoding uncharacterized protein LOC110434158, giving the protein MRTRDHPPPRPRHLMALPPPVGRRHRAAYSRRSLAGAATLMPSRGFATAVREAAEAVVGPLSALRGASGPDPHRSPPPLSPLSTAAGASWRLGPPPRAIEGRSQDTNKFVACWVGQLLVKAAVVGYA; this is encoded by the exons ATGCGGACACGAGACCACCCGCCGCCTCGCCCTCGCCATCTCATGGCGCTGCCACCGCCGGTCGGCCGTCGCCATCGTGCAGCCTACAGTCGCCGTAGCCTAGCCGGCGCCGCCACTCTCATGCCCTCGCGTGGCTTCGCCACCGCTGTACGAGAGGCCGCGGAGGCCGTCGTCGGCCCTCTCTCAGCCTTGAGGGGTGCTTCAGGGCCGGATCCTCATCGTTCGCCACCGCCTCTATCGCCACTGAGCACGGCGGCAGGAGCTTCATGGCGACTGGGCCCTCCACCTCGTGCTATCGAG GGCAGAAGCCAAGATACTAATAAATTTGTAGCTTGTTGGGTTGGACAGCTGCTTGTAAAAGCAGCAGTTGTTGGCTATGCATGA
- the LOC110431943 gene encoding acetyl-CoA acetyltransferase, cytosolic 1-like, with protein MASDGVAPRDVCIVGVARTPMGGFLGALSSFPATKLGSIAIQAALERANVDPALVQEVYFGNVLSANLGQAPARQAALGAGIPNSVVCTTVNKVCASGVKATMFAAQSIQLGINNIVVAGGMESMSNAPKYIAEARKGSRFGHDTLVDAMLKDGLWDVYNDCAMGMCAELCADNHALTREDQDAFAIQSNERGIAARDSGAFTWEIVPVQVPVGRGKPPTLIEKDESLDKFDPVKLKKLRPSFKENGGTVTAGNASSISDGAAALVLVSGQKAQELGLQVLARIKGYADAAQAPELFTTTPALAIPKAIANAGLESSHVDFYEINEAFSAVALANQKLLGIPSEKINVHGGAVSLGHPLGCSGARILVTLIGVLRAKSGKIGVAGVCNGGGGASALVLELA; from the exons ATGGCTTCCGACGGCGTCGCCCCCAGAG ATGTATGTATTGTTGGGGTCGCACGCACCCCTATGGGTGGTTTCCTTGGTGCCTTGTCTTCCTTTCCTGCTACGAAACTTGGCTCTATAGCAATTCAAG CTGCTCTGGAAAGAGCAAATGTGGATCCAGCCCTCGTGCAGGAGGTCTACTTTGGAAATGTCTTGAGTGCTAATTTGGGACAAGCTCCTGCAAGGCAAGCTGCTCTGGGTGCCGGGATACCAAACTCTGTTGTCTGCACCACTGTTAACAAAGTCTGTGCATCTGGCGTGAAAG CTACTATGTTTGCAGCACAGTCAATTCAATTGGGTATCAATAATATTGTTGTGgctggtggcatggaaagtATGTCCAATGCCCCAAAGTACATTGCTGAAGCTAG GAAGGGGTCTCGTTTTGGTCATGACACACTTGTTGACGCCATGCTAAAGGATGGGCTTTGGGATGTATACAATGATTGTGCCATGGGCATGTGCGCCGAGCTTTGTGCTGACAATCATGCCCTCACAAGAGAAGACCAG GATGCATTTGCTATCCAAAGCAACGAACGTGGAATTGCTGCTCGCGACAGTGGTGCTTTTACATGGGAGATCGTTCCG GTTCAAGTTCCTGTTGGTAGAGGAAAACCCCCAACACTCATTGAGAAAGATGAAAGCCTggataag TTTGACCCAGTAAAACTAAAGAAACTTCGCCCAAGTTTCAAGGAGAATGGTGGTACAGTTACAGCTGGAAATGCTTCTAGTATAAG TGATGGAGCTGCTGCATTAGTTCTGGTGAGTGGGCAGAAGGCTCAAGAGCTTGGCCTGCAAGTCCTTGCAAGGATCAAAGGATATGCTGATGCAGCTCAA GCTCCGGAGCTTTTTACAACCACTCCAGCACTTGCAATACCAAAGGCTATAGCAAATGCTGGATTAGAGTCATCCCATGTTGATTTCTATGAGATTAATGAAGCCTTTTCG GCTGTTGCACTTGCAAATCAAAAGCTTCTCGGGATTCCTTCA GAAAAGATTAATGTTCATGGAGGAGCTGTATCTTTAGGACATCCTCTCGGGTGCAGTGGTGCTCGCATTTTGGTTACCCTTATTGGC